A window of Myxococcales bacterium contains these coding sequences:
- a CDS encoding RDD family protein, translated as MADLREALETDVAIETPEHVVFRYRVAGPARRTLAHLVDLLVCYGVLVVLGIVLVLAAGSGSFGEDMSALAKVGAGVMLVLLFFVQWVYFVVVETMWGRSPGKAALGLRVLTTTGRPVTFVHAVLRNLLRAADALPSAYVLGVVCMAATRRFQRIGDLVAGTMVVVTDGPLHADPIALYPPASPRELASLPERVTFDPEERTAIELFLRRRGRLGPARENELARMIAPALAARFEVRHDDPVRLVALLYDRAMSGGREEAPPSSRSAPPVEARRAPWR; from the coding sequence ATGGCCGACCTCCGCGAAGCGCTCGAGACCGACGTCGCCATCGAGACGCCGGAGCACGTCGTGTTCCGCTACCGCGTCGCCGGGCCGGCGCGCCGCACGCTCGCCCACCTGGTCGATCTCCTCGTCTGTTACGGCGTGCTCGTGGTGCTCGGGATCGTGCTCGTCTTGGCCGCGGGCTCGGGCTCGTTCGGTGAGGACATGAGCGCGCTCGCGAAGGTCGGCGCCGGCGTGATGCTCGTGCTCCTCTTCTTCGTGCAGTGGGTCTACTTCGTCGTCGTCGAGACGATGTGGGGGCGCTCGCCCGGAAAGGCCGCGCTCGGGCTTCGCGTGTTGACCACGACCGGTCGGCCGGTGACCTTCGTGCACGCGGTCCTCCGGAACCTCTTGCGCGCGGCCGACGCCCTACCCTCGGCCTATGTCCTCGGGGTCGTGTGCATGGCGGCCACGCGCCGGTTCCAGCGCATCGGAGACCTCGTCGCCGGGACCATGGTCGTGGTGACGGACGGGCCACTCCACGCCGATCCGATCGCCCTCTACCCTCCCGCGTCGCCGCGGGAGCTGGCGAGCCTGCCCGAGCGTGTCACGTTCGATCCCGAGGAGCGCACGGCCATCGAGCTCTTCCTGCGCCGCCGGGGGAGGCTCGGTCCGGCCCGCGAAAACGAGCTGGCGCGCATGATCGCGCCGGCCCTCGCGGCGCGCTTCGAGGTCCGCCACGACGACCCCGTTCGTCTCGTCGCCCTCCTCTACGACCGCGCCATGTCCGGAGGGCGCGAAGAGGCGCCGCCCTCGTCGCGGAGCGCTCCACCCGTCGAAGCGAGGCGAGCACCATGGCGCTAG
- a CDS encoding protein kinase, protein MAVVRLPQASLPLSGRRVELGELVGRGSRTSAHRAELVSDGGVRRRVIVKLFDTVPSDDAEGFVRALGQSVARAALVDHPNVAQVYEHGVLSGRAYVLAEHVSGVSLAELLAAHDRASSRLAFDVALFVASEVADALSGALVACDLDGARARVLHGDLSARQVMLAYAGAVKVTDFEIGRVSSAQSGVRSMRTVSSRLEMLAPELVHGRPQDARSDVFALGMLVRSMFLGPRFPAEVTHAEALAMVRAGEVQQPVFRPRLPEALTELLLAATATSPDDRPPNARVVAWELRKIAFSHGVGDARPFLARAIERAFPGQSPYAIEDDEPTDDEPWPDEDVSDSDFPPSMDDDEQDARTGLVRAVTYPGDDAPFDPEATVDWRG, encoded by the coding sequence ATGGCCGTGGTGCGTCTCCCTCAGGCTTCGCTCCCCCTCTCGGGGCGTCGCGTCGAGCTCGGCGAGCTCGTGGGGCGAGGCTCGCGCACGTCGGCGCACCGCGCGGAGCTCGTGTCCGACGGAGGTGTCCGGCGGCGCGTGATCGTGAAGCTCTTCGATACGGTCCCGAGCGACGACGCCGAGGGCTTCGTGCGCGCTCTCGGGCAATCGGTCGCGCGCGCTGCGCTGGTCGATCACCCGAACGTCGCCCAGGTCTACGAGCACGGCGTCCTCTCCGGCCGGGCGTACGTCCTCGCGGAGCACGTCTCCGGGGTCTCGCTGGCCGAGCTCCTCGCGGCCCACGATCGCGCCTCGTCTCGGCTCGCGTTCGACGTCGCGCTCTTCGTCGCCTCGGAGGTCGCCGACGCGCTCTCGGGCGCCCTCGTCGCTTGCGATCTCGATGGAGCGCGTGCGCGTGTGCTCCACGGCGATTTGTCGGCGCGCCAGGTGATGCTCGCGTACGCCGGGGCCGTCAAAGTGACCGACTTCGAGATCGGCCGCGTGTCGAGCGCGCAGTCCGGCGTGAGGAGCATGCGCACGGTCTCGTCGCGGCTCGAGATGCTCGCGCCCGAGCTCGTGCACGGCCGACCGCAAGACGCGCGCTCCGACGTGTTCGCGTTGGGGATGCTCGTGCGCTCCATGTTCCTCGGGCCTCGATTTCCGGCCGAGGTCACGCACGCGGAGGCCCTCGCGATGGTGCGCGCCGGCGAGGTGCAGCAGCCCGTCTTCCGACCGAGGCTCCCCGAGGCGCTCACGGAGCTCTTGCTCGCCGCGACCGCCACGTCCCCCGACGACCGTCCTCCGAACGCCCGCGTGGTCGCGTGGGAGCTGCGGAAAATCGCCTTTTCGCACGGCGTCGGTGACGCGAGGCCCTTCCTCGCTCGCGCGATCGAGCGCGCCTTTCCAGGCCAATCGCCCTACGCCATCGAGGACGACGAGCCCACGGACGACGAGCCCTGGCCGGACGAGGACGTGTCCGACAGCGACTTCCCGCCGAGCATGGACGACGACGAACAAGACGCACGCACGGGCCTCGTCCGAGCGGTCACGTACCCCGGCGACGACGCACCGTTCGATCCCGAGGCGACCGTCGACTGGCGCGGGTGA
- a CDS encoding stage II sporulation protein M, whose protein sequence is MALASVPKERAFAERRARDWNDLDTLVRVAEQRGPKGLSDEAVRRLPPLYRDVCGDLSRAQAARYSAPLVDHLQDLTARAHTVLYGASAGRPARERGAVPWLARFPLAVRRHRRAMALAAALFFVPFVIGLVMTIGKPELAFRIVPEAMLRPLTEAYQRGFDGGRSSADDTLMTGFYVNNNVGIALRCFALGIFGGLGSAFTLVQNGLFTGAVVGYVGSQGAGLNILTFIVGHSTFELGAIVIAGGAGLAMGWAVVSPGEKTRLGSLRAIAPDVVTIVCGAAVMLFVAALVEGFWSSSSVPMPVKLVVGVVLFVVVLGYLALAGREHERGNGRAP, encoded by the coding sequence ATGGCGCTAGCGTCGGTCCCCAAAGAGCGCGCCTTCGCCGAGCGCCGTGCCCGTGACTGGAACGATCTCGACACGCTCGTCCGCGTCGCCGAGCAGCGCGGTCCGAAAGGGCTCTCGGACGAGGCCGTGCGTCGCCTCCCTCCGCTCTACCGTGACGTGTGCGGCGATCTCTCGCGCGCGCAAGCGGCTCGGTACAGCGCGCCGCTCGTCGACCACCTCCAAGACCTCACGGCCCGCGCACACACGGTGCTCTATGGTGCGAGCGCCGGGAGGCCCGCGCGAGAACGCGGCGCCGTGCCGTGGCTCGCTCGCTTCCCTCTCGCGGTGCGGCGCCATCGTCGCGCCATGGCGCTCGCGGCGGCGCTCTTCTTCGTGCCCTTCGTGATCGGCCTCGTCATGACGATCGGCAAGCCCGAGCTCGCGTTTCGCATCGTGCCCGAGGCCATGCTTCGCCCCCTCACCGAGGCCTACCAGCGCGGCTTCGACGGCGGGCGAAGCTCGGCGGACGACACCCTCATGACCGGCTTCTACGTGAACAACAACGTGGGTATCGCCCTCCGTTGCTTCGCGCTCGGCATTTTCGGCGGGCTCGGCTCGGCCTTCACGTTGGTCCAGAACGGCCTCTTCACGGGCGCCGTCGTCGGCTACGTGGGCTCCCAGGGCGCGGGGCTCAACATCCTCACGTTCATCGTCGGACACAGCACCTTCGAGCTCGGCGCGATCGTCATCGCGGGCGGAGCGGGCCTCGCCATGGGGTGGGCCGTCGTGAGCCCCGGCGAGAAGACCCGCCTCGGGTCGCTCCGCGCGATCGCGCCCGACGTCGTCACCATCGTGTGTGGCGCGGCGGTCATGCTCTTCGTCGCCGCCCTCGTCGAGGGGTTCTGGTCGTCGTCGTCGGTGCCCATGCCGGTGAAGCTCGTCGTCGGCGTCGTGCTCTTCGTCGTCGTCCTCGGGTACCTCGCGCTCGCAGGCCGCGAGCACGAACGAGGAAACGGGAGGGCGCCATGA
- a CDS encoding Smr/MutS family protein produces MTSKKKPDDKNRPFSSALVGLKKKLEEEEAAKKAQRAQGQRPAPPKPQTSRPKAPKSDAREDEESFHRMMAGVVPLGEAKATRLPKGAETAQKRPKPTVEELATRARTEAEEVHEHLRRLVGGGTRFEVQDDGRRVEGRRVDVPPQVVRSLRRGAVPIDARLDLHGLGASEAHADVATFLKEKHARGERCVLVIHGKGESLPSGKGVLRGEIAAWLSQGKASEHVAAFATALDEDGGEGAVYVLLRRDLG; encoded by the coding sequence GTGACCTCGAAGAAGAAGCCGGACGACAAGAACCGTCCGTTCTCGAGCGCGCTCGTCGGGCTCAAGAAGAAGCTCGAGGAAGAAGAGGCCGCGAAGAAGGCCCAGAGGGCCCAAGGTCAGAGGCCTGCCCCGCCGAAGCCGCAGACCTCGCGCCCGAAGGCGCCGAAGTCCGACGCGCGTGAGGACGAAGAGAGCTTCCACCGCATGATGGCCGGAGTCGTCCCGCTCGGCGAGGCGAAGGCGACCCGCCTGCCGAAGGGAGCCGAGACCGCGCAAAAGCGGCCCAAGCCCACCGTCGAGGAGCTCGCGACGCGCGCACGGACCGAGGCCGAAGAGGTCCACGAGCACCTCCGGCGCCTCGTCGGCGGCGGCACGCGCTTCGAGGTGCAAGACGATGGTCGCCGCGTCGAGGGCCGCCGCGTCGACGTGCCCCCCCAGGTCGTGCGATCGCTGCGCCGCGGCGCCGTACCGATCGACGCGCGCCTCGATTTGCACGGGCTCGGGGCGAGCGAAGCCCACGCCGATGTCGCCACGTTCCTGAAGGAGAAACACGCCAGAGGCGAGCGGTGCGTGCTCGTCATCCACGGCAAGGGGGAGAGCCTGCCCTCTGGCAAGGGTGTGCTCCGCGGCGAGATCGCGGCGTGGCTCTCGCAAGGCAAGGCGAGCGAGCACGTGGCGGCCTTCGCCACGGCGCTGGACGAGGACGGCGGCGAGGGCGCGGTTTACGTGCTGCTCCGGCGTGACTTGGGCTAA
- a CDS encoding radical SAM protein produces the protein MSTIGPRPRSLPLAPTAKPAERKLPIFGEARDIDRRWRPIYVVWETTLACDLACRHCGSRAGRARPDELTTEEALDLVDQMAALGVKEVTVIGGEAYLRDDWTDIIKRIRSHGISCSMTTGGRGLTLERARAGKEAGLLSVSVSIDGFRETHDALRAAQGSFDAAMQAMDNLKAVGIPFSCNTQINRHSMPELEALFDFLVERGMHSWQMQLTTAMGRGGDEPDMLLQPYELLELFPMLVRMKRRADEKKVRFWTGNNIGYYGPHEAELRRTFPGSHRGSCGAGRLSMGIEANGDIKGCPSLPTQDYVGGNIRDAKLVDIWEGTKELRFTRDMTVEDLYGYCRTCYYAEDCKSGCNWTTHVLFGKVGNNPMCHHRALDLAEKGRRERLVKTHGAPGLPFDYSLFEIIEEAFPEDERAKYLELAHAAMKRPPRAT, from the coding sequence ATGAGCACCATCGGACCCCGCCCCCGTTCCCTCCCACTTGCACCTACAGCCAAGCCCGCCGAGCGAAAGCTCCCGATCTTCGGCGAGGCGCGCGACATCGATCGGCGCTGGCGCCCGATCTACGTCGTGTGGGAGACCACGCTCGCGTGCGACCTCGCGTGCCGGCACTGCGGCTCGCGTGCGGGGCGCGCCCGGCCCGACGAGCTCACGACCGAAGAGGCCCTCGACCTCGTCGACCAAATGGCGGCGCTCGGCGTCAAGGAGGTCACCGTCATCGGCGGCGAGGCCTACCTTCGTGACGACTGGACGGACATCATCAAGCGCATTCGCTCGCACGGCATCTCGTGCAGCATGACCACCGGAGGGCGCGGGCTCACCCTCGAGCGCGCGCGCGCTGGCAAAGAGGCAGGGCTCCTCTCCGTGTCCGTCTCGATCGACGGGTTCCGCGAGACGCACGACGCCCTCCGCGCGGCGCAAGGCAGCTTCGACGCGGCCATGCAGGCGATGGACAACCTCAAGGCCGTCGGCATCCCGTTCTCGTGCAACACGCAGATCAACCGGCACAGCATGCCGGAGCTCGAGGCGCTCTTCGACTTCCTCGTAGAGCGGGGCATGCACTCGTGGCAGATGCAGCTCACGACGGCCATGGGGCGCGGCGGCGACGAGCCCGACATGCTGCTCCAGCCCTACGAGCTGCTCGAGCTCTTCCCCATGCTCGTGCGCATGAAGCGGCGCGCGGACGAGAAGAAGGTGCGCTTCTGGACGGGCAACAACATCGGCTACTACGGCCCGCACGAGGCCGAGCTCCGCCGCACGTTCCCGGGCAGCCATCGCGGCTCGTGCGGCGCCGGGCGCCTCAGCATGGGCATCGAGGCCAACGGGGACATCAAGGGGTGCCCCTCGCTCCCCACCCAAGACTACGTCGGCGGCAACATCCGCGACGCGAAGCTCGTCGACATCTGGGAGGGCACGAAGGAGCTTCGTTTCACGCGCGACATGACGGTCGAGGATCTCTACGGCTACTGCCGGACTTGCTACTACGCGGAGGACTGCAAGAGCGGCTGCAACTGGACCACGCACGTGCTCTTCGGCAAGGTCGGCAATAACCCCATGTGCCACCACCGCGCCCTCGATCTGGCCGAAAAAGGCCGAAGGGAGCGCCTCGTAAAGACCCACGGTGCCCCGGGGCTACCGTTCGACTACTCGCTCTTCGAGATCATCGAAGAGGCCTTCCCCGAGGACGAGCGCGCAAAATACCTCGAGCTCGCGCACGCGGCCATGAAGCGCCCACCGCGCGCGACATGA
- a CDS encoding MoxR family ATPase, whose protein sequence is MRARIGEVIVGQEELVFGLLVALFGGGHVLVEGVPGLGKTLVARSLAQASGAAFKRIQFTPDLMPSDVTGSSIYDRQSGTFAFVPGPIFTNLLLADEVNRAPAKTQSALLEAMQEHQVTVDGHSRALPPPFLVIATQNPIESQGTYPLPEAQLDRFLLKLNVESPPREVEERIVKHHAQGFDPKDISSLAPASSPEEIARLQRVVGAVRVDDAIVSYMVELVRRTRDDRAIELGASPRASIAMLKAARVVAASEGRTFVTPDDIKPMVKPILRHRVMLHPDAELQGLSADDRIDAIVKATPVPRGKG, encoded by the coding sequence ATGCGCGCGCGCATCGGCGAGGTCATCGTCGGACAGGAGGAGCTCGTGTTCGGGCTGCTCGTCGCGCTGTTCGGAGGCGGGCACGTGCTCGTCGAGGGGGTGCCCGGCCTCGGAAAGACGCTCGTCGCGCGGAGCCTCGCGCAGGCGTCCGGCGCCGCGTTCAAGCGCATTCAGTTCACGCCCGACCTCATGCCGAGCGACGTGACCGGCTCGTCCATCTACGATCGTCAATCGGGCACGTTCGCGTTCGTGCCGGGGCCCATCTTCACGAACCTCCTGCTCGCCGACGAGGTGAACCGCGCGCCCGCCAAGACGCAGTCGGCGCTCCTCGAGGCCATGCAAGAGCATCAAGTCACGGTCGATGGGCACAGCCGCGCGCTCCCCCCGCCGTTCCTCGTGATCGCCACGCAGAACCCCATCGAGTCTCAGGGGACCTACCCTCTCCCGGAGGCCCAGCTCGACCGGTTCCTCCTCAAGCTGAACGTCGAGAGCCCGCCCCGCGAGGTCGAGGAGCGCATCGTCAAACATCACGCGCAAGGGTTCGATCCCAAAGACATTTCTAGCCTCGCGCCCGCTTCGAGCCCCGAGGAGATCGCGCGGCTCCAGCGCGTCGTCGGTGCCGTGCGTGTCGACGACGCGATCGTGTCGTACATGGTCGAGCTCGTGCGGCGCACGCGGGACGATCGCGCCATCGAGCTCGGCGCCTCGCCGCGCGCGTCCATCGCGATGCTGAAGGCGGCGCGCGTCGTGGCCGCGAGCGAGGGGCGCACCTTCGTGACCCCCGACGACATCAAGCCCATGGTGAAGCCCATCCTGCGCCACCGCGTGATGCTTCACCCGGACGCCGAGCTCCAGGGCCTGTCGGCGGACGACCGCATCGACGCCATCGTGAAGGCGACGCCGGTGCCTCGGGGCAAAGGATGA
- a CDS encoding GlsB/YeaQ/YmgE family stress response membrane protein — MGILSWIVFGLLAGLVAKFVMPGKDGGGFITTTALGILGAIVGGFIGTRLGWGSVTGFNLPSFGLAVGGALVLLVVHRMLR, encoded by the coding sequence ATGGGCATCCTGAGCTGGATCGTGTTCGGCCTCCTCGCGGGCCTCGTCGCCAAGTTCGTCATGCCGGGCAAAGACGGCGGAGGGTTCATCACCACCACGGCGCTCGGCATCCTCGGCGCCATCGTCGGCGGGTTCATCGGGACTCGCCTCGGCTGGGGCAGCGTGACCGGCTTCAACCTCCCGAGCTTCGGCCTCGCGGTCGGTGGTGCGCTCGTGTTGCTCGTCGTGCACCGCATGCTGCGCTGA
- a CDS encoding (2Fe-2S) ferredoxin domain-containing protein: MRPGQTPRSHLFVCENVRHGSPLGPGCGARGTEVVTTLRDAVLRSGIVQHVWVTSTKCLGLCPKKGTAVALYPHGGLFVEVTKDDCKALLSLAIETKDSP, from the coding sequence ATGCGACCGGGGCAAACGCCACGGAGTCACCTCTTCGTCTGCGAGAACGTGAGGCACGGCTCTCCGCTCGGGCCCGGATGCGGCGCGCGAGGGACCGAGGTCGTAACGACCCTCCGCGACGCCGTGCTCCGTTCGGGCATCGTCCAGCACGTGTGGGTCACGAGCACGAAATGCCTCGGTCTCTGCCCGAAGAAGGGGACGGCGGTCGCCCTCTATCCGCACGGTGGTCTCTTCGTCGAGGTCACGAAAGACGACTGCAAGGCCTTGCTCTCTCTCGCCATCGAAACGAAGGACTCGCCATGA
- a CDS encoding DUF58 domain-containing protein, translating into MDDPLPDTETRGLPATFDLGPGESADVRYEVTPTRRGPRRFGAVTVRTESLLGLVDVQASTACAAEANVYPDVHAARELEMLRRKGRGDKNVGSLRARGGDTEFERLRPYLLGDEIRHIDWRASARRDDLTVRTFQAESNQNVVFAIDVGRGMRGESQGITAIDRALNAALLTADVALRGGDKAGFLAFDDLPRAFLKPVGGRAGGQKLTRAVYDLEAGLTATDFHAATTFLRAKMKARSLLVVFTNLLEPRAAKELASSLKGLLPRHLPLCVLMRDEEVERLALDPIGREDEAYVRAAAAEALTFREQIIRDLRHAGVLVLDARPEEVTPLLVKRYLEVKARRLL; encoded by the coding sequence ATGGACGATCCGCTCCCCGACACCGAGACCCGAGGCCTCCCGGCGACCTTCGATCTCGGCCCCGGCGAGAGCGCGGACGTACGCTACGAGGTCACCCCCACACGACGCGGCCCACGGCGCTTCGGGGCGGTGACCGTACGCACCGAGAGCCTCCTCGGCCTCGTCGACGTGCAGGCGTCTACGGCGTGCGCGGCCGAGGCCAACGTCTACCCCGACGTGCACGCGGCGCGCGAGCTCGAGATGCTCCGGAGGAAGGGCCGGGGCGACAAGAACGTCGGCTCCCTCCGCGCCCGAGGCGGGGACACCGAGTTCGAGCGCCTCCGCCCCTACCTCTTGGGCGACGAGATCCGGCACATCGACTGGAGAGCGTCGGCGAGGCGCGACGATCTGACCGTTCGCACGTTCCAGGCCGAGTCGAACCAGAACGTGGTCTTCGCGATCGACGTCGGCCGTGGCATGCGCGGGGAGAGCCAAGGCATCACGGCGATCGACCGCGCGCTGAACGCCGCCCTCCTCACCGCGGACGTGGCGCTGCGCGGCGGCGACAAGGCCGGTTTCCTTGCGTTCGACGACCTCCCGCGCGCATTCCTGAAGCCCGTGGGTGGGCGCGCCGGAGGTCAGAAGCTCACGCGGGCGGTCTACGATCTCGAGGCCGGGCTCACGGCGACCGATTTTCACGCGGCGACGACGTTCCTCCGCGCGAAGATGAAGGCGCGGTCGCTGCTCGTCGTCTTCACGAACCTCCTCGAGCCGCGCGCGGCGAAGGAGCTCGCGTCCTCGCTGAAGGGGCTCCTGCCACGCCACCTCCCGCTGTGCGTCCTCATGCGCGACGAAGAGGTCGAGCGGCTCGCCCTCGATCCGATCGGGCGCGAGGACGAGGCCTACGTGAGGGCCGCCGCGGCCGAGGCCCTCACGTTTCGAGAGCAAATCATCCGTGATTTGCGGCACGCCGGCGTGCTCGTGCTCGATGCTCGGCCCGAGGAGGTGACGCCGCTCCTCGTCAAACGGTACCTCGAGGTGAAGGCGCGCCGCCTCTTGTGA
- a CDS encoding metallophosphoesterase encodes MIFPLVRSSWSLVATIGLLLANLAAVRVFLPRVYARPALRGAWLALVMSALAAHGAWLVFRTSSFAGRAGGTFVSAAPVFLALVLVSIPSAGVLAWLTRRSRPASEGTIDSPGQSPEAPPSAAPPPLARPRITRRAALSAVAALPPASAVGAGAIGFSTGFASPAVRTKVLSVPKLPKALEGLRIVQVSDVHLGVYRTTEDLEAALERASLERPDLVVVTGDFVERPWLWDDALSVLANARPRLGVYGCLGNHEHFQSTRDVRRAYERARVPLLVDDGVKLDVDGASLALLGIDDPRAMRGDIETPMRASIERALRRADGDFRLLLSHRPEGIVPASSLDVGLVLAGHTHGGQIGFAGKSAFEPLAPDGYLWGPYLVENTRLYTTSGFGHWYPFRLGCGAELPVLELRRG; translated from the coding sequence ATGATCTTCCCGCTCGTTCGCTCGTCGTGGTCGCTCGTCGCGACGATCGGGCTCCTCCTCGCGAACCTCGCGGCGGTGCGCGTGTTCTTGCCGCGGGTCTATGCGAGGCCCGCGCTGCGGGGCGCGTGGCTCGCCTTGGTGATGTCGGCGCTCGCGGCGCACGGCGCGTGGCTCGTCTTTCGGACGTCCTCGTTCGCGGGGCGAGCCGGAGGGACGTTCGTCTCGGCCGCCCCAGTTTTTCTCGCGCTCGTGCTCGTGTCGATCCCTTCGGCGGGTGTGCTCGCGTGGCTCACGCGCCGCTCGCGTCCGGCGAGCGAGGGCACCATCGACTCGCCCGGGCAGTCACCCGAGGCTCCTCCCTCGGCCGCCCCTCCTCCGCTCGCCCGCCCGCGTATCACGCGCCGTGCCGCGCTCTCGGCCGTGGCGGCGCTCCCCCCTGCGAGCGCCGTCGGTGCGGGCGCCATCGGGTTTTCTACGGGGTTTGCGTCGCCTGCCGTCCGCACGAAGGTCCTCTCCGTCCCGAAGCTACCGAAGGCGCTCGAGGGGCTCCGGATCGTGCAGGTCAGCGACGTGCACCTCGGCGTGTACCGAACGACGGAAGACCTCGAGGCCGCCCTCGAGCGCGCGAGCCTCGAGCGCCCCGACCTCGTGGTGGTGACGGGCGACTTCGTCGAGAGGCCGTGGCTCTGGGATGACGCGCTCTCGGTGCTCGCGAACGCGCGGCCGCGCCTCGGTGTGTACGGCTGCCTCGGCAATCACGAGCACTTTCAATCGACGCGCGACGTCCGTCGGGCCTACGAGCGCGCCCGTGTCCCGCTGCTCGTCGACGACGGTGTGAAGCTCGACGTCGACGGTGCGTCTCTCGCCCTCCTCGGGATCGACGATCCGCGCGCCATGCGCGGGGACATCGAGACGCCCATGCGTGCGTCGATCGAGCGAGCCCTACGGAGGGCGGACGGGGACTTTCGCCTTCTCCTGTCGCACCGCCCCGAGGGCATCGTGCCCGCTTCGTCCCTCGACGTGGGCCTCGTGCTCGCGGGCCACACCCACGGAGGGCAGATCGGGTTCGCGGGGAAGAGCGCGTTCGAGCCGCTCGCCCCCGATGGGTACCTGTGGGGTCCCTATCTTGTCGAAAACACTAGGCTTTACACCACGAGTGGCTTCGGGCACTGGTACCCGTTCCGGCTCGGGTGCGGCGCCGAGCTCCCCGTGCTCGAGCTCCGCAGAGGCTAG